The Mycobacteriales bacterium genome includes a region encoding these proteins:
- a CDS encoding 2-dehydropantoate 2-reductase yields the protein MGKRIVVFGAGAVGGYVGAVLTESGQQVTLVDPWPRNVETMRASGVELSGMTEPRTVPVDAVHVTDVQAFSRAPIDIAIIAVKSYDTEWVATLARDYLAPDGYCVSMQNGINEDRLAGAVGWGRTMGCVVGRGLGFDLFEAGRIRRDYPAPKDPKVTSLHVGEVHGRITPRAQELAGILGAVATARPTENLWGMRWSKLCVNSMRNGVSAATGMGGNDRDRDDDVRRVCVALGSEAVRVGRALGYSFASVGQLDAETLARAGEGDADARAEVDRILLDSTRSGARSDLQRPSMAQDMAKGRRTEIEFISGLVAARGAAAGVPAPANAALTRAVLRVERGEAKAGRENVLGEEFADVR from the coding sequence ATGGGCAAGCGGATCGTCGTGTTCGGCGCCGGCGCGGTCGGCGGCTATGTCGGGGCGGTGCTCACCGAGTCGGGCCAGCAGGTCACGCTGGTCGATCCTTGGCCGCGCAACGTCGAGACGATGCGGGCTTCCGGCGTCGAGCTCAGCGGCATGACCGAGCCCCGCACGGTGCCGGTCGACGCCGTACATGTGACCGATGTCCAGGCCTTCAGCCGCGCACCGATCGACATCGCGATCATCGCGGTCAAGTCGTACGACACGGAGTGGGTGGCGACCCTCGCGCGCGACTACCTCGCGCCCGACGGCTACTGCGTGTCGATGCAGAACGGGATCAACGAGGACAGGCTGGCCGGGGCTGTGGGCTGGGGCCGCACGATGGGCTGCGTCGTCGGGCGCGGCCTCGGGTTCGACCTGTTCGAGGCCGGCCGGATCCGGCGCGACTATCCCGCTCCGAAGGATCCGAAGGTCACCTCCCTGCACGTCGGCGAGGTGCATGGCCGGATCACCCCGCGCGCCCAGGAGCTCGCCGGGATCCTCGGCGCGGTGGCCACCGCGCGGCCCACCGAGAACCTCTGGGGCATGCGCTGGAGCAAGCTCTGCGTCAACTCGATGCGCAACGGCGTCTCGGCCGCGACCGGGATGGGCGGCAACGATCGCGACCGCGACGACGACGTCCGGCGGGTCTGCGTGGCGCTGGGTTCGGAAGCCGTCCGCGTCGGCCGGGCGCTCGGCTACAGCTTCGCCTCCGTCGGGCAGCTGGACGCCGAGACCCTGGCCCGCGCCGGCGAGGGGGACGCGGACGCGCGGGCCGAGGTCGACCGCATCCTGCTGGACTCGACGAGGTCCGGGGCCCGCAGCGACCTGCAGCGGCCGTCGATGGCGCAGGACATGGCCAAGGGGCGGCGTACGGAGATCGAGTTCATCAGCGGTCTGGTCGCCGCCCGCGGGGCCGCGGCCGGGGTGCCGGCGCCGGC